ATGTGATGGATGGCTTCTTAAAGGCTCTCGCTATCTGGCGTGAACAGATGTTCTCCGCCGTTTTTTCTAATTAATTTAGTCGGGCGACTTAAGCGTTTTCAGTTATAAAAAAATCAAGACCTGCATTTATTTTCAACATTAGCAATGACGCAACATTTATCTAAGGCGGACGAGGCGGAATATCGTCTTTCCATCGAGTTTGCCACAAAGGCTATCGAGCTGGCGCCGACCTGCGAGCCGGCTTTTTTCAGCCGAGCCAGCGCCCATTTTATGCTCGGCGATTACAGCGCGGCCATCGCCGATTATTCACAAACCATTCAGCTAAACGAAGCGCACATCGATGCGTATTTGGCGCGAGGCGGCGCAAAGCTCGCTTTGGGAAACTATCAAGGCGCTTTGGCGGATTTTAGCGAAGTGGTTTCGCGCGACGCAAAAAATCCTGAAGGCTATAATTGTCGTGGCACAACGAACTACTTGCTGGGCAATTACAGCGAAGCATTGGACGATTTGGTTCAAGGTATTCGGCTCGATCCGCAAACCGGCCTCACCGAGCTGGCGTATAGCTCGCGCAGCATGATTGAATATGATCATGGAAATTACGCGGCGGCCATCGCCGATTTGGGCGAGGTCATTAAGTTAGATCCGCAAAATCCCGATGCGTATTATTCGCGCGGTTCGGCGAATTATTTGGCCAAAAACTATGATGTGGCCGTTAAAGATTTTTCTAAAGCCATTCAGCTCAATTTGCCAAACGAGAAAGCCTATCTGGCGCATCTTTTTTCCGGCACGGCGCAAATCGGGCGCGGATATTATCAATCGGCGGTCGAACATTTCAGCCAAGCGATTGAATTGCAAAATGATTGCGCAACGGCCTACACAAATCGCGGCATCGCGCAAATCGAACTCGGCAACTACGACGACGGCCTTCAAGATGTCATCGCGGCGCTCCGTTTAGACCCGCAAAACGCCGATGCGTATTTTTATGCGGGCAAAGCGTATAGTTTGCTCAAGCAAGAAAAAAAGGCGGTTGAGCAAATCAAGCAGGCCGCGCGGTTGGAGCACAAACAAGCGCAGGCATTACTTCAAAAACGACGCATTGCTTGGTGAGCGATTGCAGGCGGCGTTAATGAAAATTTAAAATGTGGAGAGGCTCGCGGTTTATTAACTTTGACTTGCCCATCGGGCATTTCCTCTTTAACCGCTAAATCATTGCTGCCATGAACATACAAAGTGTTTCAGCCGCCTTCACCACTGAGAAGGTTCAGGAGACAAAGGCGTTTTATATAAAACATCTCGGCGCAAAGCTCACCTTTGATTGCGGATGGTACATCAATTTGGAATTCGGGGAGAAAAGTCGGTCGCTGCAGTTCATGTCGCCGAAAGCCGAACCGCAAAAGCCATCGGTTAGCGACGGGCTGATGTATAGTTTTGCCGTGCCAAATGTGGATGAGGTTTATGAAAACATGACCGGCGCGGGGCTAATCCCGACGATGCCGCTTGAAGACCATCCTTGGGGCGACAGAGGGTTCGCCGTTCAAGACCCGAATGGCATCATGCTTTACTTTTACACCGAAGCCGAGCCGAGCGACGAGTTCAAAGCGTTTTTCATCGAATGAGTTTGTAAAAAAAGAAGAGCGCCTTTTTCCTGAAAAAGACGCTCTTTTTTGATTTCGCAAAAACTTATTTGATTTCAAACGCAACTTCCACCGTTTGAATCGCCTCGCTGCTCGATAAGCTACCGAACAGCATCCGACGCATTTTGGTAAGCAAGCACAGTTCGAACCGCTTCTCCTTCACATCGGATTTTTTGATGACGGCTTTCACGACCGCGCCGTTCGGGTTTAGCACCAGCGTGACCGTCAGCTTGCCGCGCTTGCCGCCAGATTGTGCAAGGCAGCTTTGCAGCATGTTTAAATTCTTTTCAAGCACTTTTTTGATGTCTGCTTCCGTGCGCTCCGTCGTGTTCAAGGAGATTTTTCCAATCGCCAATGTAAGTTCTGGCGCCGGGCTTGCGGCTTCCGACTCATCGGCGCTTATTTTCGGTGCAATGCTTAGCGACTTCATTTGTCGCGCACCCGCGCCGCCCATTCCCACGCCTCTTCCAATTCCTCCGCTGCCCATCAGGTTTCCGAACCCGCCGCCGCCGACCGCATAATCCGACACGCCGTCGGGCAAGGGCAGAGGTTGCGTGACGCTCTCGCTTTCGCCCGTCTTGTTGCGAACCTCGCTATCGATGGCGACGAACGAGGTGTATTTGGTCAGCAAATTATAAGTCAGGCCGAGTTCTGTAATTTCCTTCGTGCGCTCATCGGATTCGGAAAGGGCGTTGTAGTCGCCGAGCGTGGCAATTCGGTCACGCGCCCAAAGGTAGCGCAAGGCCGCATTTTTCTCCGACGGCTTGAATTTCTTCACATTCAGCGAATGCTCGTACTTTTCCCCGTCGCCGGTAAAACCGCTTAAAGTGATTTTTCCTTCGGCCTTGCCGCGCCATTTGCCGAACAAAATCACCGGTCGCTCGGCCATCACATCCGGCAAGCTCACCGGTTCGACATCGTAGGTTTCGAAATCGTCAAATTTGTATTGAAGCTGCGTTAAAACCGGAAACTCGATGTACTCCAAAAATTTATCCACTTTTTGCTCAAGCTTGATGTCGCTGCTATCCTCCTTCGGCTTTTGATTTTCGTCGGTCATTCTTAGGCTAAATCCGCCGTGTCCCGGCAATTCAAGCACCGTCGGTTCGCCCGAACCGGCACGTGCCATGCCTTCAATCAAAAAGCGATTGACGCCGTTGCCGATGCCGACGGCAAACAAATTGGCCTTGTTCAAATTTTTGCGAATCGTTTCAAAAGTTTCAACTTCAAAACTGACATAGCCGTCGGTGATGACGACAAAGGTGCGCGAACCGGCCTCCTTTTTCGGCAACCCGAGCGCACGGTTCAGCGCCCGCAAAAGCTCGGTGCCGCCGCCGCCGTGTTCGTTCTCAAGCGCGTAAAATGCTTTCTCGATATTTTTATCGGTTGCGGGAAGCGACTTTTCGGAAAGCAATTTCGAGCCGCCGGAAAAAAGCAGCAGGTTGAAAGTCTCCGTCGGGCGAAGGCGTCCGAGCAATTTTTTCATCAATTCTTTTGAAATCGCAATCGGCTGACCGAACATCGAGCCGGAGACATCGACGATATAAATATATTCGCGGTTGGGAATCATCTTTTCGGTAACGCGCTTCGGCGGCTGAACCGTCGCTAAAAAGAAATTTTCCTTTTCGCCCTCAAAAAGCAACAGCCCCGACTGAATTTGATTTCCGGCCAAGCGGTAGCGCAAAATATAGTCGCGGTTGCCGCCGAACTTTTCGGATTTATCGAGCGAGACTTCGGCAAGTGATTTTTTCTCGAGGCGAACGGCGGTTTTGTGCGAAACGCAAGCGATGTCGTCAATCGGCACGCCGGTCGAGACCTCCACCGCAATATCAAATTCCGAAGTCGGCGCTTCGCCTTCCTTCAGATAGGGCGTTTTCACCCACTTGTCGCGCTCGCCCGCGTCCGACGCCTTCCGGTTGGAATAGCGCGGCCCGACGACGCTCGGATAAACGAATTCATAGACGGCGTCCGTCGGCACGAGCAGTTCGGTGTATTTGAGTTCGACGCGAATCGTATCGCCGGGCAAAATATTTGCCACGTTCATTTGAAACACATTCGGGCGCTGTTCCTCAAGCAGCGACGCAGTTTTGCCTTCGGATTTGGCCTTTTCATATTCTTCGCGGGCTTTTTGGCGCTCTTTAATTTTTGCGACAATCGTGCGCTCGCCAATGGTCATTTTCATGCCATAAACCGCCGCGCGAGTTGACGCTGGAAAAGTATAAATCGCTTCAATCGGCTTTTTGCCGGAATTTTTATACACCTGCGTAACCGCGACATCGGCAATGACGCCGGCGATTTTCACATCCGCCGAAGTCGAGAGCAGCGGAAGTTGCTCAGCTTCCGGATCGTCGCTTTTGATGAAAAAATAAGGTGAAAGCGTGCGCTCGTTTTCATCAACCAAAGCGGGCTTTATGTCGTAAAGGTCGGATTTGCCGGAGCGCAAAGCGTTTTGCTCCTGCAAGCCCTCCGGCGTTTCGGCCTCATTTTGAGCCGTGCAGCTTGATTGGCTAAGCAAAAAAAGAAGGGCAAGCAAAAAGGGTAATTTGAAAGACAGGCGTTTCATAATCTTGTTCGGTTTGAATTAAAAAGACCCGAGTAACAAGAAACCGGATAGGACGGGTTTTATATGGCAAAAATCCAATCTATTTTGGACATGATTTGTGCCGGGCCAAACTTGTGTCGCACTGAGCGGCTAATGTTCCCGACGCGGACAGATAAACGGCCATGATGACAATTCCTTATGCCATGTAAATTGATGCCGTCAAAGCAGGGTAGACACTTAGGTCTGCCCCCACACCCTTTGCCGGCTGATGTGTAGGGGCGAACCTATGTGTTCGCCCTCTTTGTGCATCTCAGCCCGCCTACAAAAATGTTGCTATCGGTAGCGGAGACGAAGTGCGGCTTCTTGAAAGACTGACATTCATCTCCGCTACTGATGCGAAAAAGTACAATGTCATTCTGAAGCTTCTTAGCCGAAGAATCCAACGTAGCTGGGACGCATGGATGCTTCGCTAAGAAGCTCAGCATGACAAGTTGCCGGTTGTCATTTTAGCCGTTTACCTTTTTCCGAAACGGAGAAAGATAAACGGCTCAGGCAGACATCATTTCACTCATGTCCAAAATGCGATAACATGCAGATATTTTTCAAAGGACATTCACAATGATAGGAAATCTACAAAGAGAGGCTCAATAACAAAAACCGTTTGATGTGAGAGAATCCAGGTTTAAAAAAGAGCATGTGAGCCGAGGATTGGTGGTGTTTAAGGAACAATTCCAAAGAAAAGGCGGTTTTCAAACAGCTTTCTTAAAATAGGGGTTGCGTAAGGAAGGCCGATTCGTTTAAATTTGTGGCTCAAAAAATAGCGGATTCTAAAAATTAAGAATCAAGTTAGGCAGTTGGGAGTATATTCTCGAAAATCTAAAAAACAAGCAACCCATGAAAATCATCAATATGTGGCAGAAAATAGTTGGCTTGTTAAGCGTATTTATCGTATTCTTAGCCTTTTCCGGTACGCTGCTCGCGCAAGAATCGCCGGTGTTAGAAGCGGCTAAAGATCCCTGCAACGATTCACTTTACTTGCGGCTGAAAGATGCGCCGCCCGTCAGCTTAACAGAGTCGGAGCGAGCCTATGTAAAACAAAAGCGTAAGGAATGCGAAGAGTACAGATACGGCAAAATTGAAAAGCCCAACGCGTTGCCGGAAAAAGAAGAAGCGCAAGAACTTGAAGAATCGCTTTCAGAACTGAAGGCGGACGAAGAAAAGCCGGGTGTGGAGCAAGAATCCTTTTTATCCGCGAGAAACATCGGCATTTTTTCGGTGGTCATTGGCGCGGTGACTGGTTTAATTATTGCAATTGGGAATGTAACAGAAGCACCATTTTAAAATTTCTACCAATGAGTTATAAGTTTGCAGAAAAAGATTATGCCCGAATCGCGGCGGCACTCGGCATGAAAGAGCCGGTTCAGTTGGCAAATCCCGTTCGTTTTGAAATTGAAGATGCCTCCTCACAACGCAGAATCACATTGGAAATTCATGCCGAGCTCGAAATTGGCGAGCGCATTGGAAATTTAATCTCGGTTTATACGCCGCTTGGGTTGGTGCAACTTCACTTCTGCACGGATTATGTGGTGAGTGAGGAACTCGGTGAAGTGATTTTATTTGCCGAAGATCGCGGAAAAATCTCCGGCCTCATTCTCAGCAAAGACGCCGGTTTGACCTACTACTGCAATGTCGATAAATCACTCTTGTCCAAAGATCCATTCAAATTAAGCGGAGAAGTTTTGGGCTGCGCCATTCAGCTTTCTTTAACCGAGCATAAGCTGGTCGAGATTAAATAAGCATGGTGTTTATTTTGCCCTGATGAACAAATCGGGTCGGCTCTGCGCAAACGTGATGCGTTTCAAAAATGGGCAGAGCCGAAAAGCGTTTGGTGCTTATTTGGCAACGCTTTATTGAACTTTCAAGCCTCAACCTGAATGTCCATTATCATTTCAAAAACGGTTAAACAAGAACTCCCCGAAGAGAAAATCCGTAAGGCTATCGAACTTGTCTTGCAAGGTGAAAAGTGTGAGGCAGAGGAAATTTCTGCCGTTTATTGTGGCGATAGGCTGATTAGGAAGATCAACATCGAGCATTTGGCGCATGATTATCCAACCGACACCATTTCGTTTCGACTGAATTCGGGCAACGCTATCGAGGGTGAGTTCTACATTTCCTGCGATACCGTCCGGCGCAACGCGCAAGAATACGAGAGTTCCTTTGAAAATGAATTGCTTCGTGTGACTATTCACTCGGTGTTGCACTTAATTGGCTTCGAAGATCAAAGCGCGGCGCAAAAAGCTGAAATGACCCAGAAAGAAAACCGCTACTTAGCCGCTCTATTTCACCACGATGAAAAATAAACGCCAATTCAGATTTTTACCATAAAAGGCTGTTTTGTGTTGATAATTTTGTTTACTTCACTACGGTAGGTTCTGTGTAACTTTGCCTGCCAGTTTTTCATCTCCTAAAAAACATCATAACGCGTTTGAATATGTGTGCAAAACAACACAAGCACGCCGTTAAGTGGTTATTTTTCATCAGCTTAATTTTTTGTGCGATTCTTTTTTCTGCATGTGAAAAAGATGTTCAGCCGGATATTAAAAAGTCGGAGCGATTGTATAGAGAAGGGCTGTTGTTTCAAGAAAGTTATGAATATCAGCGAGCGCTTCAAGCTTTTCAAGACGCGGCAGCATTGGATTCGGCGTTGGGCAGAACGCGTGCGTGGCGCTTGAACATGGTTGAACTTGCTAAAATTCAGCAGTGTATTGGGTGGTTGCCTGAAGCGCTCGCCTCGATCGAAAAAGCTTCTGAACTGGCCGCCAGCGATAGCGCTTTACTTCAAGATGATTTCCGGCGCAAAGAAGCGGCGCTTCATGCCAAGCTTGGGCATCATCACGCAGCTATCGATGCGCTCAAGAAAATTGAATCGCAAACCACAAGCGATAGGCTTCATCTCGCGGAGGCATATCTTCAACTTCGAGACGCCGGCCTGGCCTATCGATATTTCCAGTTGGCGGCAACTTCAAAAGAGCCAATGGCGCAGTTGCGCGCGTATGCTGGGCTTTCGCAAATTTTTGTTGGCTCGCCGGCAACTGCGCGCGATCAGGATAGCGCGGCGGTGTATGTGAAAAAAATATTGGACTTGACGGCTCAAATTCGTGATTCAAAATTGCCAGACGAGCAAAAATTCGAGATGCTACATCAAGCCGCGCTGCAACTTTCCACGTTTGACGAAGAACGGCGAAATGCCAGCTTTTTGATGTATCAGGCGCTGGCGTTAATTCAAAAAACAGGCTCGGAAATGCTGACGCGAACGGTGGCATTTGAGGCCAATTCGCTGGTGACTCGCCGCGCGTCGACGCTTGAGATTGCGCTGAATTTCTTCAAGAAAACAAACTATCTGATCGGAATGGCGCATGCCTATGTGCTGCTTGGCCTTGAGGATGTCTACAGCCCGCAACAGCAAATTGATTATTTGAAAAACGGGTTGGATGCTTATGAAAGTCTATTTGCGCCAAAAATTCCGATTGCCGTTGCAAACGATATGGATGCCGGATTTTATCGGCTGATTAATTTGCTACTGCGTCAAGGGCGTCATCTTGAGGCGTATGAAGTGTCGGAGCGCGTCAAGATGCTACATCAGCGCAGCTTGCTTGGGGAAAATTCGTTTCAATTTGCCGGTGATTCACTCAAGCCTGTGCTGCATCATTTGGAGCAGCTTTATGCAGAAATCGCCGCGCTTCAGGTGTTAAGCGATAGTTCGGCGTTTCTCTCTGATTTAGATAAAAATGTTCGCCAAAATTTTCTATCGCGGCGTTTGGCCGAAAAGCAAGGCGAGTTTTTTGGTTTGCTGGCCGACTTGCGCAAAGAACATCCGAATTATGCCGAGATTTTCCTCCCAACACCTTTAACCTTGCCTTCCTTGCAGTCGCTTTTGCCGGAGAAAACCGCGCTTGTCGATGTGTTTTTTTCTGAGGAAAAAGCGACAGTGATTTTTATCACCAGCGATAAAGTCAAGGTGATGCAAAATGCTCTAAATCGCGAGGACCTTCAAGGTGCGCTCAGCGAACTGCGATGGGAGTTTTTGGAAAATGCCGCGCATGTGACCGATGGGCTTTGGCAAAACGAATCTCGGCGCAAGCTTTCGGATGCGTTTGTGGCTGCCATTGAGCCAGAACTTCAGGACATTCAGCAGCTGTTTATTTGCTCGCAACTTCCTATTCCATTTCATCTATTGGGGCGTTCGGCGTATTTGCAGGAGCAAGTCGCGCTTTCCTACCTGACTTCCGCCAAGCAGCTGGAACTGGCGCGATATGTGCAGAATCAAAAAATCGTGGAGTTTATGAATGTGAGCGACATGCAGCGCGTGCCGTTGCCTTTTTATAGCAAGCAGCGCGAAAGTGTGGTATTGTGGGGCGCTGTGCCCGAGCAAGGGTTAGCAGAACAAAAAGTTATTTTAGAGCTGGCTCTTCAAAATAGCGCATCTATTGCTGTTGTGCTCAAGCAGTTGGCTGAAGATAAAATCATGCGGAACGATTTTTCGTGGGTGATTTTCAGCGCATATGGATACTAATTCACATTTTTGAAAACGCTCATATGCCAAAGCGTTCTTTTAAAAAGTAGTCCTAAATGCGATTTCCAAAAGTGCGTTTAGGACTACATGATGATAGTTGATTATGCGCCCACTTTGCCGTAGCTGCCAAGCACTTTTACCATCGGAGAAAATTCCCGCAAATGATCAAGCGCGTTTTGGACATGCGTTTCCGACTCGTCGCCAACGAAATCCACATAAAACAAATACTCAAATGCAGCCTCGCGCGACGGGCGCGATTCTATTTTTGTTAAATCAATATTTCGCAAGGCCAAAGTGGCCAGTGCTTTGAAAAGTGAACCTGGCACGTTTGGCAGCAAAAACACGATAGACGTTTTTCGTGAGCCGTTTTCAGAAACTTTCGGATGCCTGGTTTCCTCATTTTCAAGTGCAGTGATGCAAACAAATCGCGTGATGTTCCAAGCTTTATCGGCAAGGTTTCGCTTGAAAATTTTCAAGCCATAGAGTTCCGCCGCGCGTTCTGAGGCAATCGCGAGTTTTTCGGCAGCTTTTTCTTTCGCGATAAGTTTTGCGCTACCGGCGGTGTCGTAGGTGGCTTCGGCTTTCAGATGGGGATTTTCTTCAAAAAATCCACGACATTGCGCCAGCGCTTGCGGATGCGAAAGCACTTCGCAGGCCGTTTCAATAGAGGCTTCTGGCAACCCCATCAAGCAATGTAAAACCGGCACATACGTTTCCGCGACAATCTTGACGGGATATTTTAGCAGCAAATCATAGTTTTGGTGGATGCTTCCGCCGAGCGTATTTTCAACGGGAAGTGCGCCGTAGGTTAGCTCCTCGCGTTCAACGGCCTTAAAAATAGATTCGAAATCTTCAAACGGTTTTTCTTCCTGGCCAAAGCGCAAAGCAGCAATTTCACTATATGCGCCAGGCTCACCTTGATAGCCAACGAGAGATTTTTTCATTTCGAAATATGTGTTAACTTAGATTTTCAGCTTAAAACGAGCGGCCAAGCGAGCTTTGAATTCCCCCTCAAAAACCAAGCAATGTTGGGCATCGTCGTTTATAAAAAATCCAGTAATTATCGGTAAATGCCAATTCTTTTTTCAGGAAAATGGACTGGCATCATTACGGTTTATACAAAAACATTCGGTTAATCATCAAAAAAATAAAGGTATTTTTATGTCAGGACATAGCAAATGGGCGACAATTAAACGGAAAAAAGCGGCGACCGACCAAAAAAGAGGAAAGTTATTCACAAAACTTGTTAAAGAAATCACGATTTCGGCACGCATGGGCGGCGGCGACCCGGACGGCAATCCGCGCCTCCGGCTCGCTATTGAAAACGCGCGAGCCAACTCCATGCCGGCTGAAAATATCAAGCGCGCTGTTCAGCGTGGCACCGGCGAAATTGACGGTGCAAACTACGAAGAAATTTCTTACGAAGGCTATGGCCCGGGCGGCATTGCGGTCATTATAGAAGCGGCGACGGACAACCGCAATCGGACGGTCGCCGAAGTGCGTCATATCATGTCGAGAAGCGGCGGCTCGCTGGGTGAATCGGGTAGTGTGAGCTGGATGTTTCAGCGAAAAGGGAGCATTAGCATTGCAAAATCCTTAGCCTCCGAAGAGCAACTGATGGAACTTTTGCTTGAAGCTGGCCTCGAAGATTTGAAAACGGACGACGAGGATTATTTTTCCGTCCTCACCGATGTGAAGGATTTGGAATCTGCTAAAAAGGCACTTGAAGCGGCTAAAATTGCGTATGAGGACGCTAAAATCGACATGATTCCTGATAATACTATCGAGTTGGATGGTGAAGACGCTGAGAAAGCTTTGAAAATGGTTGATGCGCTTGAAGATAATGACGACGTGCAAATGGTTTATACCAATATGGAAATTTCCGAGTCGGCGCTCGAAAAGCTCAATCAGTAAAATCGCAATCGGAGTGAAGGTGAGCGAAAATGATTACACTCGGTGTTGACCCTGGCAGTATTGTAACTGGATATGGGGTAATTGGAAAGAGCGAGGCGGGATTTCGTGTTTTCGATTATAGCGCAATTCGTCCTGGGGGAAAATGTGATTTCCCCCAGCGAATTAAGTATATTTACGACACGCTTGAAAAGGTCATTTGCGCGTATAAGCCAACCCAGCTTTCACTGGAAACGGCATTTTATGGAAAAAACGCGCAATCTGCGTTAAAGTTGGGGCAAGTTCGAGGGGCAATAATTATTCTTGCAATGAATTATAATTTAAAATTTGTAGAGTATTCGCCGCGAGAAGTAAAAAAATCGGTTGCTGGAACCGGCAATGCCTCAAAGGAGCAAGTCGCCTACATGGTCAAAAAAATGCTTTCCATAGACGATGAAAAAATGGCGTTGGATACGTCCGATGCGTTGGCCATTGCATTGTGTGGCCATTTTAAGTCAGCGTCAATGGCGGCGAGTGAATTCAAAAAGCAATCCAGAAAGGCAACAAGCTGGGGTGAGTACATTTTGCAAAACCCGCAAGTGGTTGTAAAGTAGCATAGAGCCGCAGGTTTTTTTTGAGCTTTTTAAAGATAGAAAGATTTCTATCTCTCTGAAACTGTGAGATTGGCATACATGAAAATCAAAAAGGGCATTATTGAATCAATTTATTCTAACCAATTAAGTTCCCCCGAGAAATGATAGGTTTGAAGTGGTATCATGGCGTCATATTTTACGTAGTGGTAACAATTTTATCGGGCAGTTGGCTGTCTACTTCGGAGTATTTAGATAGTCAAGGGCGACCGCCGTTTATGCCTCCTGATTATGTGTTTCCCCCAGTGTGGATTGTAAACAATATCTTAATGATATGGGCAGGGCTGCGCATTGCTAATAAGCCTGAAGATTTTTCAGCAAAGAAGCAATTGCTGTGGCTTCAAGCTGTTGTGTGGCTTGGGTTTGTCTCATTTTCATGGTGCTATTTTGCTTTGCATAGTCCAATTTTGGCAGCAGGTGTCGCTCTAATCATGTGGGGCGCGAACTTTGCAACTGTTCTTTTGGCCTATCCAAAAGATAAAGCAATTAGCTTTTCCTTGTTTCCACTTCTAATTTGGCTTTCTCTTGCATCAGCGATCGCAATTTATCAAGCGATATATACAACGGATGAATTATTCAATTAACGCAGGAATGGCTGTTAAAAGTTAAACCGAGCAAAAAACTATATCTGATGAAAAAAATACTTGTGACCGGCGGCGCCGGCTTTATCGGCAGCAACTTTATCGCTTATATGCTTCAAAAGTACGACGATTGCAAAATTGTCAATTTGGATAAGCTGACCTATGCGGGAAATTTGGAGAACTTAATTTCAGTGGAAAAGCATCCGAATTATGTATTTGTAAAAGGCGATATCTGCGATAGAGCTGTGACCGACGCCATTTTCAAGGAACATCAAATTGATCATGTGGTTAATTTTGCTGCTGAATCTCATGTAGATAGAAGTATTCTCGGCGCGAAAATCTTTGTGGAAACCAACGTGCTCGGCACACAAAATTTGCTCGAAACCGCTAAAACCTTCGGCGTAGAACGATTTCTCCAAGTCTCAACGGATGAAGTTTATGGCACTTTGGGCAAAACTGGATTTTTTACTGAAGAAACCCCGCTTCAGCCAAACTCGCCATACTCTGCCAGCAAGGCGGGCGCTGATATGATGGTGCGAGCCTATTATGAAACCTTCAAATTGCCGTGCGTTATCACCAGATGCTCAAATAATTATGGTCCCTACCAATTTCCTGAGAAGTTAATTCCATTGATGATTGCAAATGCTTTGAATGATAAACCGCTTCCCGTTTACGGCGATGGAATGAACGTGCGCGATTGGCTTTATGTGGAAGATCACTGCGTAGCTATCGATGTGGCGATGCGCTCAGGCAAAAACGGAGAAGTTTATAATATTGGCGGTCACAATGAAAAGCCGAATATTGAGGTCGTCAAGTTGATTCTTGAAAAGTTAGGCAAACCGGAAAGCTTAATTACTTATGTAACGGATCGGTTAGGTCATGACCGCCGTTACGCCATCGATGCTTCAAAGATCGAACGCGAACTTGGCTGGACGCCGAAAGAAACGTTTGAAACCGGCATGGAGAAAACAGTCAACTGGTATCTTGAACACAAAGCGTGGTGGCAGCGAATTATATCTGGTGAGTATCAAAAATATTATGATTTGCTTTATGCAAACAGAGGATAATTATTGTTAAAAAAACAAAAAACTAACTAAGAGATGTCTTTACAAGAAAAAATAAACAACAAAACAGCCTGTATTGGGGTGGTTGGGTTGGGCTATGTCGGTTTGCCAATAGCCGTTGAATTTGCGCGAAAAGGATTTAAAACAATCGGAATTGATCTGAGCCAGAAAAAAGTGGAAAGCCTTAATCAAGGGGAAAATTACATCCTGGATATTAAGGAACATGAATTCCAAGAAGCTTATAACAACGGTTTCAGAGCCGAGTCGAATTATGACCGAATTGGCGAATGTGACATCATTTACATTTGTGTGCCAACACCGTTTTCCGCCAACAAAGAGCCAGATATTTCTTACATCACTTCAGCAGCTACTTCAATTCAGCCTCATCTTCGCAAGGGACAACTCGTGATTTTAAAAAGCACGACTTTCCCGAACACC
Above is a window of Chloroherpeton thalassium ATCC 35110 DNA encoding:
- a CDS encoding VIT domain-containing protein, whose amino-acid sequence is MLSQSSCTAQNEAETPEGLQEQNALRSGKSDLYDIKPALVDENERTLSPYFFIKSDDPEAEQLPLLSTSADVKIAGVIADVAVTQVYKNSGKKPIEAIYTFPASTRAAVYGMKMTIGERTIVAKIKERQKAREEYEKAKSEGKTASLLEEQRPNVFQMNVANILPGDTIRVELKYTELLVPTDAVYEFVYPSVVGPRYSNRKASDAGERDKWVKTPYLKEGEAPTSEFDIAVEVSTGVPIDDIACVSHKTAVRLEKKSLAEVSLDKSEKFGGNRDYILRYRLAGNQIQSGLLLFEGEKENFFLATVQPPKRVTEKMIPNREYIYIVDVSGSMFGQPIAISKELMKKLLGRLRPTETFNLLLFSGGSKLLSEKSLPATDKNIEKAFYALENEHGGGGTELLRALNRALGLPKKEAGSRTFVVITDGYVSFEVETFETIRKNLNKANLFAVGIGNGVNRFLIEGMARAGSGEPTVLELPGHGGFSLRMTDENQKPKEDSSDIKLEQKVDKFLEYIEFPVLTQLQYKFDDFETYDVEPVSLPDVMAERPVILFGKWRGKAEGKITLSGFTGDGEKYEHSLNVKKFKPSEKNAALRYLWARDRIATLGDYNALSESDERTKEITELGLTYNLLTKYTSFVAIDSEVRNKTGESESVTQPLPLPDGVSDYAVGGGGFGNLMGSGGIGRGVGMGGAGARQMKSLSIAPKISADESEAASPAPELTLAIGKISLNTTERTEADIKKVLEKNLNMLQSCLAQSGGKRGKLTVTLVLNPNGAVVKAVIKKSDVKEKRFELCLLTKMRRMLFGSLSSSEAIQTVEVAFEIK
- the ybeY gene encoding rRNA maturation RNase YbeY: MSIIISKTVKQELPEEKIRKAIELVLQGEKCEAEEISAVYCGDRLIRKINIEHLAHDYPTDTISFRLNSGNAIEGEFYISCDTVRRNAQEYESSFENELLRVTIHSVLHLIGFEDQSAAQKAEMTQKENRYLAALFHHDEK
- a CDS encoding YebC/PmpR family DNA-binding transcriptional regulator, whose product is MSGHSKWATIKRKKAATDQKRGKLFTKLVKEITISARMGGGDPDGNPRLRLAIENARANSMPAENIKRAVQRGTGEIDGANYEEISYEGYGPGGIAVIIEAATDNRNRTVAEVRHIMSRSGGSLGESGSVSWMFQRKGSISIAKSLASEEQLMELLLEAGLEDLKTDDEDYFSVLTDVKDLESAKKALEAAKIAYEDAKIDMIPDNTIELDGEDAEKALKMVDALEDNDDVQMVYTNMEISESALEKLNQ
- the ruvC gene encoding crossover junction endodeoxyribonuclease RuvC — its product is MITLGVDPGSIVTGYGVIGKSEAGFRVFDYSAIRPGGKCDFPQRIKYIYDTLEKVICAYKPTQLSLETAFYGKNAQSALKLGQVRGAIIILAMNYNLKFVEYSPREVKKSVAGTGNASKEQVAYMVKKMLSIDDEKMALDTSDALAIALCGHFKSASMAASEFKKQSRKATSWGEYILQNPQVVVK
- a CDS encoding TspO/MBR family protein, whose translation is MIGLKWYHGVIFYVVVTILSGSWLSTSEYLDSQGRPPFMPPDYVFPPVWIVNNILMIWAGLRIANKPEDFSAKKQLLWLQAVVWLGFVSFSWCYFALHSPILAAGVALIMWGANFATVLLAYPKDKAISFSLFPLLIWLSLASAIAIYQAIYTTDELFN
- a CDS encoding VOC family protein; protein product: MNIQSVSAAFTTEKVQETKAFYIKHLGAKLTFDCGWYINLEFGEKSRSLQFMSPKAEPQKPSVSDGLMYSFAVPNVDEVYENMTGAGLIPTMPLEDHPWGDRGFAVQDPNGIMLYFYTEAEPSDEFKAFFIE
- a CDS encoding tetratricopeptide repeat protein encodes the protein MTQHLSKADEAEYRLSIEFATKAIELAPTCEPAFFSRASAHFMLGDYSAAIADYSQTIQLNEAHIDAYLARGGAKLALGNYQGALADFSEVVSRDAKNPEGYNCRGTTNYLLGNYSEALDDLVQGIRLDPQTGLTELAYSSRSMIEYDHGNYAAAIADLGEVIKLDPQNPDAYYSRGSANYLAKNYDVAVKDFSKAIQLNLPNEKAYLAHLFSGTAQIGRGYYQSAVEHFSQAIELQNDCATAYTNRGIAQIELGNYDDGLQDVIAALRLDPQNADAYFYAGKAYSLLKQEKKAVEQIKQAARLEHKQAQALLQKRRIAW
- the pheA gene encoding prephenate dehydratase, giving the protein MKKSLVGYQGEPGAYSEIAALRFGQEEKPFEDFESIFKAVEREELTYGALPVENTLGGSIHQNYDLLLKYPVKIVAETYVPVLHCLMGLPEASIETACEVLSHPQALAQCRGFFEENPHLKAEATYDTAGSAKLIAKEKAAEKLAIASERAAELYGLKIFKRNLADKAWNITRFVCITALENEETRHPKVSENGSRKTSIVFLLPNVPGSLFKALATLALRNIDLTKIESRPSREAAFEYLFYVDFVGDESETHVQNALDHLREFSPMVKVLGSYGKVGA